The following proteins are co-located in the Lagenorhynchus albirostris chromosome 2, mLagAlb1.1, whole genome shotgun sequence genome:
- the CCDC24 gene encoding coiled-coil domain-containing protein 24 isoform X2 yields the protein MPGDSPPLWELVEEHVPLPERPEVKRILGETTVDLSLELRAEVVVLRSLLREARSFQAPGSRPTSDLSSLLAPPPLLRDLVRQELRQLLQGLRGKAICEGRDQTQAWVQYSPGVLRFALEEPRRDLPEQGIFRLRAGEPSCHRDLSVIKDQLNVSHVDQVAGYLRALLEEECCKLKREIAILQRRLEEEYTGAPWPSEATLEPTLAELQEQKAAMQQELRAPLRPSCVSPGHRLRPLESSSQGLGPLPCFRGAAGVWARPLQCHLPSPPLERCPKPQGLAATCRWGRKLQCSPRKRPASTPMSSVAPQAPA from the exons ATGCCTGGGGACTCTCCGCCGCTGTGGGAGCTGGTGGAAGAGCACGTTCCGCTCCCGGAACGGCCCGAAGTGAAGAGGATTCTAGGGGAGACGACGGTGGACCTGAGCCTGGAGCTGCGGGCAGAG GTGGTGGTGCTACGATCACTGCTCCGAGAGGCTCGATCCTTCCAAGCCCCTGGTTCGCGCCCCACCTCTGACCTCTCCTCCCTTCTGGCACCACCGCCCCTCCTAAGAGACCTCGTGCGCCAGGAACTGCGGCAGCTGCTCCAAGGTCTCCGCGGGAAGGCCATCTGTGAGGGCAG GGACCAGACCCAGGCTTGGGTCCAGTATAGCCCCGGGGTCCTGCGCTTTGCCTTGGAGGAGCCCAGGCGTGATTTGCCAGAGCAGGGGATATTCCGCCTGAGAGCTGGCGAGCCCAG CTGTCACAGGGACCTCAGCGTCATCAAGGACCAACTGAACGTGTCCCACGTTGACCAGGTTGCCGGATACCTGCG GGCCCTCCTGGAGGAGGAGTGTTGCAAGTTGAAGAGGGAGATTGCCATCCTGCAG CGCCGCCTGGAAGAGGAGTATACAGGGGCCCCTTGGCCCTCTGAGGCAACCCTAGAgcccaccctggcag AGCTACAAGAACAGAAGGCAGCCATGCAACAGGAGCTGCGGGCACCTCTGAGGCCTTCCTGTGTCTCCCCCGGTCACAG GCTGCGGCCCTTGGAGTCCTCCAGCCAGGGCCTCGGACCACTGCCTTGCTTCCGTGGGGCTGCTGGAGTTTGGGCCAGGCCTCTCCAGTGCCacctgccctctcctcctctggaGCGCTGCCCCAAACCTCAAGGCCTGGCCGCCACCTGCCGCTGGGGACGGAAGCTTCAGTGCAGCCCCAGAAAAAGGCCAGCTTCCACTCCGATGTCCAGTGTGgcgccccaggccccagcctga
- the CCDC24 gene encoding coiled-coil domain-containing protein 24 isoform X1 produces MPGDSPPLWELVEEHVPLPERPEVKRILGETTVDLSLELRAEVVVLRSLLREARSFQAPGSRPTSDLSSLLAPPPLLRDLVRQELRQLLQGLRGKAICEGRDQTQAWVQYSPGVLRFALEEPRRDLPEQGIFRLRAGEPSSCHRDLSVIKDQLNVSHVDQVAGYLRALLEEECCKLKREIAILQRRLEEEYTGAPWPSEATLEPTLAELQEQKAAMQQELRAPLRPSCVSPGHRLRPLESSSQGLGPLPCFRGAAGVWARPLQCHLPSPPLERCPKPQGLAATCRWGRKLQCSPRKRPASTPMSSVAPQAPA; encoded by the exons ATGCCTGGGGACTCTCCGCCGCTGTGGGAGCTGGTGGAAGAGCACGTTCCGCTCCCGGAACGGCCCGAAGTGAAGAGGATTCTAGGGGAGACGACGGTGGACCTGAGCCTGGAGCTGCGGGCAGAG GTGGTGGTGCTACGATCACTGCTCCGAGAGGCTCGATCCTTCCAAGCCCCTGGTTCGCGCCCCACCTCTGACCTCTCCTCCCTTCTGGCACCACCGCCCCTCCTAAGAGACCTCGTGCGCCAGGAACTGCGGCAGCTGCTCCAAGGTCTCCGCGGGAAGGCCATCTGTGAGGGCAG GGACCAGACCCAGGCTTGGGTCCAGTATAGCCCCGGGGTCCTGCGCTTTGCCTTGGAGGAGCCCAGGCGTGATTTGCCAGAGCAGGGGATATTCCGCCTGAGAGCTGGCGAGCCCAG CAGCTGTCACAGGGACCTCAGCGTCATCAAGGACCAACTGAACGTGTCCCACGTTGACCAGGTTGCCGGATACCTGCG GGCCCTCCTGGAGGAGGAGTGTTGCAAGTTGAAGAGGGAGATTGCCATCCTGCAG CGCCGCCTGGAAGAGGAGTATACAGGGGCCCCTTGGCCCTCTGAGGCAACCCTAGAgcccaccctggcag AGCTACAAGAACAGAAGGCAGCCATGCAACAGGAGCTGCGGGCACCTCTGAGGCCTTCCTGTGTCTCCCCCGGTCACAG GCTGCGGCCCTTGGAGTCCTCCAGCCAGGGCCTCGGACCACTGCCTTGCTTCCGTGGGGCTGCTGGAGTTTGGGCCAGGCCTCTCCAGTGCCacctgccctctcctcctctggaGCGCTGCCCCAAACCTCAAGGCCTGGCCGCCACCTGCCGCTGGGGACGGAAGCTTCAGTGCAGCCCCAGAAAAAGGCCAGCTTCCACTCCGATGTCCAGTGTGgcgccccaggccccagcctga
- the CCDC24 gene encoding coiled-coil domain-containing protein 24 isoform X3 yields MPGDSPPLWELVEEHVPLPERPEVKRILGETTVDLSLELRAEVVVLRSLLREARSFQAPGSRPTSDLSSLLAPPPLLRDLVRQELRQLLQGLRGKAICEGRDQTQAWVQYSPGVLRFALEEPRRDLPEQGIFRLRAGEPSSCHRDLSVIKDQLNVSHVDQVAGYLRALLEEECCKLKREIAILQRRLEEEYTGAPWPSEATLEPTLAELQEQKAAMQQELRAPLRPSCVSPGHSGPWSPPARASDHCLASVGLLEFGPGLSSATCPLLLWSAAPNLKAWPPPAAGDGSFSAAPEKGQLPLRCPVWRPRPQPEGLGRKETSASAGTRPVCC; encoded by the exons ATGCCTGGGGACTCTCCGCCGCTGTGGGAGCTGGTGGAAGAGCACGTTCCGCTCCCGGAACGGCCCGAAGTGAAGAGGATTCTAGGGGAGACGACGGTGGACCTGAGCCTGGAGCTGCGGGCAGAG GTGGTGGTGCTACGATCACTGCTCCGAGAGGCTCGATCCTTCCAAGCCCCTGGTTCGCGCCCCACCTCTGACCTCTCCTCCCTTCTGGCACCACCGCCCCTCCTAAGAGACCTCGTGCGCCAGGAACTGCGGCAGCTGCTCCAAGGTCTCCGCGGGAAGGCCATCTGTGAGGGCAG GGACCAGACCCAGGCTTGGGTCCAGTATAGCCCCGGGGTCCTGCGCTTTGCCTTGGAGGAGCCCAGGCGTGATTTGCCAGAGCAGGGGATATTCCGCCTGAGAGCTGGCGAGCCCAG CAGCTGTCACAGGGACCTCAGCGTCATCAAGGACCAACTGAACGTGTCCCACGTTGACCAGGTTGCCGGATACCTGCG GGCCCTCCTGGAGGAGGAGTGTTGCAAGTTGAAGAGGGAGATTGCCATCCTGCAG CGCCGCCTGGAAGAGGAGTATACAGGGGCCCCTTGGCCCTCTGAGGCAACCCTAGAgcccaccctggcag AGCTACAAGAACAGAAGGCAGCCATGCAACAGGAGCTGCGGGCACCTCTGAGGCCTTCCTGTGTCTCCCCCGGTCACA GCGGCCCTTGGAGTCCTCCAGCCAGGGCCTCGGACCACTGCCTTGCTTCCGTGGGGCTGCTGGAGTTTGGGCCAGGCCTCTCCAGTGCCacctgccctctcctcctctggaGCGCTGCCCCAAACCTCAAGGCCTGGCCGCCACCTGCCGCTGGGGACGGAAGCTTCAGTGCAGCCCCAGAAAAAGGCCAGCTTCCACTCCGATGTCCAGTGTGgcgccccaggccccagcctgaAGGGCTGGGCAGGAAGGAGACTTCCGCTTCTGCTGGAACTCGCCCTGTCTGCTGCTGA